In one Niallia taxi genomic region, the following are encoded:
- a CDS encoding C40 family peptidase, giving the protein MNSILYSDLEKKLKTGDIVLFSGHYQISKLVEKLEHSKWSHVGMVVRPDPNGEVYFFESTALINLEDVMEHDNKTGPKLVKLIDRLKTYGADLVPYIPPVYAVRRFLKDTINEEELFDYIKKVHGIPNPGQWKMIEEVIEGRIFSIPSKSNDYTCSKLIGETLETLGFYHPKKPLNGLMPMDFSTDSYIKQLTSLWDKEIIINLVQQEVIS; this is encoded by the coding sequence ATGAATAGTATTTTATATAGTGATTTGGAAAAAAAGTTAAAAACTGGCGACATTGTTTTATTTAGCGGCCACTACCAAATAAGTAAACTTGTAGAAAAGCTGGAGCATAGTAAATGGTCTCATGTAGGAATGGTTGTTAGACCTGATCCAAATGGAGAAGTATATTTCTTTGAATCTACTGCTTTAATAAATCTAGAAGATGTGATGGAGCATGATAACAAAACCGGTCCAAAGCTTGTTAAACTGATAGATCGTCTTAAAACATACGGAGCAGATCTTGTTCCATATATTCCACCAGTTTATGCGGTTCGCCGATTCCTTAAAGACACTATTAACGAGGAAGAGCTATTTGATTATATTAAAAAGGTGCATGGCATACCGAATCCAGGTCAATGGAAAATGATTGAAGAAGTTATTGAAGGAAGGATCTTTTCTATTCCGTCAAAAAGCAATGATTACACATGCAGCAAGCTGATTGGCGAAACATTAGAAACGCTTGGATTCTATCACCCGAAAAAGCCTCTTAACGGGTTAATGCCGATGGATTTTTCTACTGACAGTTATATTAAACAGCTAACCTCATTATGGGATAAGGAAATTATTATTAATCTTGTCCAACAAGAAGTTATAAGCTGA
- a CDS encoding Gfo/Idh/MocA family protein, producing the protein MVNHKIVVAGCGGMSHTWIEYALQRKNAEIVGLVDLQTETAAALAEKFTLNVPVFSDLTEAIKNTGANLVFDITIPAAHPMIVSAALKLNCHVFGEKPMAETLDAAKDLVLASELSGKRYTVMQNRRFNKQIRAYQELLQSGVIGKIGSLHASFFLGPHFGGFRDMMDNPLIVDMAIHTFDQARFLLQANPVSVYCHEYNPPGSWYKGNASAICIFEMDDGSVFTYNGSWCAEGLNTSWESDWRATGSLGSGAWDGINTPYAERKDSSDENSFIYPVKKQVFEGSWNGQEGHWGCLDEMFASIEANRNAETDCRDNLKSMMMVFGAVESSKKGEKIHF; encoded by the coding sequence TTGGTTAACCATAAAATTGTCGTTGCTGGCTGTGGAGGAATGTCTCATACTTGGATTGAATATGCCTTACAGCGAAAAAATGCTGAAATTGTAGGGCTCGTTGATTTACAAACAGAAACTGCTGCAGCATTAGCTGAAAAGTTCACGCTGAATGTGCCTGTGTTTTCAGATTTAACAGAGGCTATAAAAAATACTGGTGCGAATCTAGTGTTTGATATCACCATTCCTGCAGCACATCCAATGATTGTATCTGCTGCATTAAAGCTTAACTGTCATGTATTTGGTGAAAAACCGATGGCAGAAACGCTCGATGCAGCGAAAGATTTGGTTCTAGCGTCCGAACTATCAGGTAAAAGATACACGGTCATGCAGAATAGACGGTTTAACAAACAAATACGAGCCTATCAGGAGCTGCTTCAATCCGGAGTAATCGGAAAGATTGGCTCCCTTCATGCTAGCTTTTTCCTTGGTCCTCATTTTGGCGGTTTTCGGGACATGATGGATAACCCATTAATTGTCGATATGGCCATACATACATTTGACCAAGCACGATTTCTTCTTCAAGCAAATCCAGTGTCCGTCTATTGCCATGAATACAATCCACCAGGCTCCTGGTATAAAGGCAATGCATCAGCCATTTGTATTTTTGAAATGGATGACGGCTCTGTATTTACGTATAACGGTTCTTGGTGTGCAGAAGGTCTCAACACCTCATGGGAATCAGACTGGCGTGCAACTGGAAGCTTAGGTAGCGGTGCATGGGATGGTATAAATACCCCATATGCAGAAAGAAAAGATTCTTCTGATGAGAATAGTTTTATTTATCCAGTCAAAAAACAAGTTTTTGAAGGAAGCTGGAACGGTCAAGAAGGTCATTGGGGCTGCCTTGATGAAATGTTTGCATCAATAGAAGCAAATAGAAACGCAGAAACGGACTGCAGGGATAATTTAAAAAGCATGATGATGGTTTTTGGAGCTGTCGAGAGCTCCAAAAAAGGAGAAAAAATTCATTTTTAA
- a CDS encoding GNAT family N-acetyltransferase — MKVNTEGMQFQNKNETFYIRTAKEKDAQSLSALRLQIDGETENLDRVKGEGYLDEQAFIKVIARDSNAKNNLFLVVESKGKLVGFSRCEGSDFKRISHKAEFGVCVLKEYWGYGIGSMLLKNSIDWAERIGLKKLSLHVLELNQNAIRLYKKHGFEVEGILKNDKLLADGCYYNTIVMARHT, encoded by the coding sequence ATGAAAGTAAATACAGAGGGAATGCAATTCCAAAACAAAAACGAAACGTTTTACATAAGAACAGCTAAAGAAAAAGATGCTCAAAGCCTATCAGCCCTAAGGCTGCAAATTGATGGAGAAACCGAAAATCTGGACAGGGTAAAAGGCGAAGGCTACTTAGACGAGCAAGCATTCATAAAGGTGATTGCGCGTGATTCCAATGCTAAAAACAACCTATTTTTAGTAGTAGAATCAAAAGGAAAGCTTGTTGGCTTTTCAAGATGCGAAGGCAGCGATTTTAAGCGCATATCTCATAAAGCTGAATTTGGTGTTTGTGTTTTGAAGGAATATTGGGGATACGGAATCGGCAGTATGCTCCTTAAAAACTCCATCGATTGGGCGGAACGCATAGGCTTAAAGAAGCTTTCCTTACATGTTCTTGAGTTAAATCAAAATGCGATTCGTTTGTATAAAAAACATGGCTTTGAAGTAGAGGGTATATTAAAAAACGATAAACTGCTAGCGGATGGCTGTTATTACAATACGATTGTCATGGCAAGACATACTTAA
- a CDS encoding NUDIX domain-containing protein — protein sequence MNEVFGEKVTNSHYCYRKGVYAVTLLEGKVMTVLNSHGHYFLPGGGVEVGESNLDCLAREVLEETGYTLEKAKYIGNASNYFTSLKNNPIYNDGYFYLTSIGECVQNPMETEYSMEWVDVKKSLSLLIHAHHVWAVKKAALKNL from the coding sequence TTGAATGAAGTATTTGGTGAAAAAGTAACGAATAGCCATTATTGCTACCGAAAAGGCGTATATGCAGTAACTTTGTTAGAAGGTAAGGTGATGACAGTGTTAAACTCTCATGGTCATTATTTTTTGCCTGGAGGAGGAGTGGAAGTGGGTGAATCTAATCTAGATTGTCTAGCAAGAGAAGTGCTTGAAGAAACCGGATATACACTAGAAAAAGCAAAATACATAGGTAATGCAAGCAACTACTTTACATCCCTTAAAAATAACCCAATTTATAATGATGGCTATTTTTACTTAACATCGATTGGGGAATGTGTGCAAAATCCGATGGAAACCGAATATAGTATGGAATGGGTGGATGTGAAAAAAAGTCTGTCCCTGTTGATTCATGCACACCATGTATGGGCAGTTAAAAAAGCGGCACTAAAAAATTTGTAG
- a CDS encoding DUF3231 family protein: MNSDKLTSVEFGALWTTYHKKTMILRILEHLIQHAEDHKAKTLMSGLYEKLEKKVREMEGIMEKAGAAKPSGFTKEDFHENAPALFTNGFDIMFCRILKEISMGMYVLHTTISYRAEIINFYRELTEITHLYYHHFTDYLLKNGFSKLPTTIKLPNSIDFITDTSYMKGTNLLGQKRQLNTVEYGLLYHSVETNLFGMQLMKAFAQCSKDKEAKQYFTKGQQISEEILQGTEKILLENNIPSPTMPGGVLTSSVDAPFSERLMLYCTYLLGGFSIGGQGFSSAFTLRNDIIAKSAIFAKDAFEYTLEGAKLMMEKGWMEEPPKMDI; the protein is encoded by the coding sequence ATGAATAGTGATAAATTAACCTCTGTAGAATTTGGTGCATTATGGACAACCTATCATAAAAAAACAATGATACTACGAATTTTAGAGCATCTAATTCAACATGCAGAAGATCATAAAGCGAAAACATTAATGAGTGGCTTATATGAAAAGCTTGAAAAGAAAGTTAGGGAAATGGAAGGAATCATGGAGAAGGCAGGAGCAGCTAAACCATCCGGCTTTACAAAGGAGGACTTTCATGAGAATGCGCCTGCATTGTTTACAAATGGTTTTGATATTATGTTCTGCCGAATTTTAAAGGAAATAAGCATGGGGATGTATGTCCTTCATACGACCATTTCTTACCGAGCAGAAATTATTAACTTTTATCGAGAACTGACGGAAATTACTCATTTATATTACCACCATTTTACAGATTATTTACTTAAGAATGGTTTTTCTAAGCTGCCGACGACAATAAAGCTGCCGAACTCCATTGATTTCATCACAGATACTTCTTATATGAAAGGAACCAACCTTCTTGGCCAAAAAAGGCAATTAAATACGGTCGAATATGGACTCCTTTATCATTCTGTGGAAACAAATCTTTTCGGCATGCAGCTGATGAAGGCATTCGCACAATGCTCGAAGGATAAAGAGGCAAAGCAATATTTCACAAAGGGACAGCAGATTTCAGAGGAAATATTGCAAGGGACGGAGAAAATACTTTTAGAGAACAATATTCCCTCTCCAACAATGCCGGGAGGTGTGCTGACTTCCTCGGTTGATGCCCCTTTTTCAGAAAGGCTAATGCTATACTGTACATATCTGTTGGGAGGATTCAGCATTGGCGGACAAGGATTCAGCTCGGCTTTTACATTGCGAAATGATATTATTGCTAAATCCGCCATTTTTGCAAAAGATGCCTTTGAATATACATTAGAAGGAGCTAAGCTAATGATGGAAAAAGGCTGGATGGAGGAACCTCCAAAAATGGATATTTAA
- a CDS encoding DUF4272 domain-containing protein, which yields MTSQMLRKSRSEKELMRINVPINEHLPYVEAERDVLIRSKVEIINRIIPLAITAAKALEAPDEYLEEAVEEFQANNLFSYEERQFMESATTNEQDKINYSWKLESIWVLLWSVGLVPELNSPDNTCDVDLLFDVVLNSSKDDLINKAAVKQKSIILDELDFIYRAHWSVRNAQLHGTDIPAALDEGVVYERHYAFNWLVHYMDQEWEEISTDT from the coding sequence ATGACGAGTCAAATGCTGCGTAAATCGCGGTCAGAAAAGGAACTAATGCGTATAAATGTGCCGATAAACGAACACTTACCATATGTAGAGGCTGAGAGAGATGTACTTATCCGTTCTAAGGTGGAGATTATTAACCGAATAATTCCTTTAGCGATAACTGCTGCTAAAGCACTCGAAGCACCTGATGAGTATTTGGAAGAAGCAGTTGAGGAATTTCAAGCTAACAATCTTTTTTCGTATGAAGAACGTCAATTTATGGAGTCTGCGACCACAAATGAACAGGACAAAATAAATTATTCATGGAAATTAGAAAGTATATGGGTCCTTTTATGGTCTGTAGGTCTTGTCCCAGAATTAAATTCCCCTGATAACACTTGTGATGTTGATCTGTTGTTTGATGTTGTTCTGAACAGCTCGAAGGATGACCTAATAAACAAAGCTGCTGTTAAACAAAAAAGCATTATTCTCGATGAATTAGACTTTATCTATCGTGCTCATTGGTCAGTCCGAAATGCCCAGCTGCACGGTACAGACATTCCAGCTGCATTAGATGAAGGTGTTGTATATGAAAGGCATTATGCCTTTAATTGGCTTGTTCACTATATGGATCAGGAATGGGAAGAAATAAGTACGGATACATAG